A region of Bacteroidota bacterium DNA encodes the following proteins:
- a CDS encoding tetratricopeptide repeat protein: MLNQINYFLLLVILIPLFSFSQQVKIDSLKNILSSAKEDSSKEKILLHLSTLLSRKKPEPAMEYANQALALGKKLGNKKFIASSYNTIGTIYRYRGEYDKALENNFSSLSIYKEIKDSAGIAAVLNNVGNVYYHQGKFSKALENYLAALKTREAMHDKQGVASSFSNMGMVYGEEGDFTNSLDYFLKSLKIREEIGDKEGIGISLNNIGEVFSKKGSYREALDYHLRALKVREEINDKKGTAESLVILGDDYLKLGDESSSLKYFLKSLDLFEETNNKNGIGNSLMNIGQLYYRQNNYPKALEYLMKGLSVAKEIQAKPQLSDGYKILSEVYSRKNDFKNAYEYHKLFSDMKDSLLNEESSKQITEMQTKYETEKKEQQITLLNKDKELQDAQLNRQKIIIWSVVGGLLIVVLLSIFIFRERKKSEKLLLNILPVETAKELKQKGKASSKYYESVTVMFTDFKGFTAIAEKLSAEELVSELDFLFKKFDEIISKYNIEKIKTIGDAYMCASGLPTSNTNHAENIVKAGLEIQQWMIARNGKWNLRIGIHSGPVTAGVVGDKKFAYDIWGDTVNTASRMESSGEAGKINISGATYQILQGFQNLEGLEFKFRGKIPAKNKGEIEMYFVERSETPMGAETPA; the protein is encoded by the coding sequence ATGCTAAACCAGATTAACTATTTTTTACTGCTTGTAATTCTGATTCCACTTTTTTCCTTTTCCCAACAGGTAAAAATCGATTCGCTGAAAAATATTCTTTCATCCGCTAAAGAAGATTCAAGCAAAGAAAAAATCCTACTGCATTTATCTACCCTGCTCAGCAGAAAAAAACCTGAACCGGCAATGGAGTATGCTAATCAGGCGCTGGCGTTAGGAAAAAAACTGGGGAATAAAAAATTCATCGCTTCAAGTTATAATACCATCGGCACTATTTACCGCTACCGGGGAGAATATGACAAAGCACTGGAAAATAATTTTTCTTCCTTAAGTATATATAAGGAAATAAAAGATTCAGCCGGAATTGCCGCGGTGTTGAATAATGTCGGCAATGTGTATTACCATCAGGGAAAATTTTCAAAGGCACTGGAAAATTATCTTGCTGCGCTCAAAACGCGCGAAGCAATGCACGACAAGCAGGGTGTGGCTTCTTCTTTCAGCAATATGGGAATGGTGTATGGTGAAGAAGGTGATTTCACCAATTCGCTTGACTACTTTTTAAAGTCACTGAAAATCCGGGAAGAGATTGGCGATAAAGAAGGCATCGGCATTTCGCTTAATAATATCGGGGAAGTTTTTTCAAAGAAAGGAAGTTATCGCGAGGCGCTGGATTATCATCTTCGCGCGTTAAAAGTGCGCGAGGAAATCAATGACAAAAAAGGAACAGCAGAATCACTGGTAATTCTTGGAGATGATTATTTAAAATTAGGAGACGAATCTTCCTCCTTGAAATATTTTTTAAAGTCGCTGGATTTATTTGAAGAAACAAATAACAAAAACGGCATTGGCAATTCACTTATGAATATCGGGCAACTTTATTACAGGCAGAATAATTACCCTAAGGCATTGGAATATCTGATGAAAGGTCTGTCTGTTGCAAAAGAAATTCAGGCAAAGCCACAGTTGAGCGATGGATACAAGATTTTATCCGAAGTGTATTCCAGAAAAAACGATTTCAAAAACGCGTACGAATATCACAAACTGTTTTCGGATATGAAAGATTCTTTGCTGAATGAGGAATCCTCCAAGCAAATCACCGAAATGCAAACCAAGTATGAAACTGAGAAGAAAGAACAGCAGATTACCTTATTAAATAAGGACAAAGAATTACAAGATGCCCAGTTGAACCGTCAGAAGATTATTATCTGGTCAGTAGTTGGTGGATTGTTGATAGTTGTTTTACTTTCGATATTTATTTTCAGGGAAAGAAAGAAGAGCGAAAAACTTTTATTGAACATTCTTCCTGTTGAAACAGCAAAAGAGTTGAAGCAAAAAGGAAAAGCATCATCAAAATATTACGAGAGTGTAACTGTAATGTTTACCGACTTCAAAGGATTCACCGCCATTGCCGAAAAACTTTCTGCGGAAGAATTAGTTTCCGAATTAGATTTTCTATTCAAAAAGTTTGACGAAATAATTTCCAAGTATAACATTGAAAAAATCAAAACAATCGGAGATGCCTACATGTGCGCCAGTGGATTGCCCACTTCCAACACAAATCACGCAGAAAATATTGTGAAGGCGGGATTGGAAATTCAGCAATGGATGATTGCACGAAATGGAAAATGGAATTTACGAATTGGAATTCACTCAGGACCTGTCACAGCCGGAGTGGTGGGTGATAAAAAATTCGCTTACGATATTTGGGGAGATACCGTGAACACCGCCAGCAGAATGGAATCTTCAGGTGAAGCAGGGAAAATAAATATTTCAGGAGCAACCTATCAAATCCTTCAAGGTTTTCAAAACCTTGAAGGATTAGAATTCAAGTTCCGCGGAAAAATTCCGGCAAAGAACAAAGGAGAAATAGAAATGTATTTTGTTGAGCGCAGCGAAACCCCAATGGGCGCGGAAACTCCTGCTTAA
- a CDS encoding SpoIIE family protein phosphatase, giving the protein MKKVFSILLFFFAYYFSYSQNQRVFKLDSLPVVAENTYSDPGLLIDKNWIYKKGDDSLWSKSEFDDSKWDTIVPDCDLSKMTEKTFSGVYWFRIHLHVDTSLLNQTLALMISQNGASEFYLNGKLIHKLGKINTANPAAEIHFDPQHLPLDILFTKTDNVIAVRYANSTAMKYFNKHINDLAGFDMKIGKFRESQLFKYTGSLAVTVIFIFYFTFFIALSILHFMMFLFYRANKANLFYSIFSGAFGTFFGLLTINLDILNPDVTMSIATPMELTQDFYMPALFAMLYTILNNKIPKIFWLWISIFIADFVLKIFHVQVPYRGIFIMSLFAIESLRIIITAIIKKRDGAWIIGVGIITTVLFLLILGILNATGGNTMITARGWMGALIGLLFTYATIAIPLSMSVYLARDSARTNKKLQKKLIEVEDLSAKSIAQEKEKQEILAKQKENLEIQVTERTKEVVQQKKVIEEKNKDITDSINYAKRIQDAILPSEEQIKKMLPESFVLFKPKDIVSGDFYFFSEVEGKIIVAAVDCTGHGVPGAVMSMVGHNHLKRIVSEQGITDTSKILDELHKQVLLSLNRDITKRDSKDGMDAAIISINKQKSEVQFSGAVRPLYYFVNGNFNEVKGERYSIAGVKEIGSAPYASTTISISEPTTFYLFSDGFADQFSPTEKKLMTKKFKEVLMSIQNKSMAEQKKYLNEYIENWRGSMEQTDDIMVIGIKIL; this is encoded by the coding sequence ATGAAAAAAGTTTTTTCTATTCTTCTTTTTTTCTTCGCTTATTATTTTTCTTATTCTCAAAATCAGCGCGTTTTCAAACTGGATTCTCTTCCCGTAGTTGCTGAAAATACATACTCTGATCCAGGACTTCTCATAGATAAAAACTGGATTTACAAAAAGGGAGATGATTCTCTCTGGTCGAAATCAGAATTTGATGACAGTAAGTGGGACACAATAGTTCCGGATTGCGATTTATCTAAAATGACTGAGAAAACTTTTAGCGGAGTTTATTGGTTTCGGATTCACCTGCATGTTGATACTTCTCTGCTGAATCAAACGCTCGCGCTGATGATTTCACAAAATGGCGCTTCAGAATTTTATCTGAATGGAAAACTTATTCATAAACTCGGAAAAATAAATACTGCGAATCCCGCGGCTGAAATTCATTTCGACCCGCAGCATCTTCCGTTGGATATTCTTTTTACAAAAACAGATAATGTGATTGCCGTGCGCTATGCAAATTCCACCGCGATGAAATATTTTAACAAACACATCAACGATCTCGCTGGTTTTGATATGAAGATTGGAAAATTCAGGGAAAGCCAACTATTTAAATACACCGGATCCTTAGCTGTAACTGTAATTTTTATTTTCTACTTCACTTTTTTTATTGCGCTGAGCATTCTTCACTTCATGATGTTTTTGTTTTATCGCGCAAACAAAGCGAATTTATTCTACAGCATTTTCTCGGGAGCATTCGGAACTTTTTTTGGACTGCTTACTATCAATCTCGACATTCTGAATCCGGATGTTACCATGTCCATCGCAACACCCATGGAACTAACACAGGATTTTTACATGCCCGCGCTTTTCGCTATGCTCTACACCATTCTCAATAATAAAATTCCGAAAATATTCTGGCTTTGGATTTCCATTTTCATCGCAGATTTTGTTTTGAAAATATTTCATGTGCAGGTGCCTTACAGAGGAATTTTTATCATGTCACTTTTTGCAATCGAATCGCTTCGAATCATCATCACTGCCATCATTAAAAAACGCGATGGCGCGTGGATAATCGGAGTAGGAATCATCACCACCGTTTTATTTCTTCTCATCCTTGGAATCCTAAACGCAACAGGTGGAAACACCATGATCACCGCGCGCGGATGGATGGGGGCTTTAATCGGATTGCTCTTTACCTACGCAACCATTGCAATTCCGTTATCCATGAGTGTTTACCTCGCCCGCGATTCTGCGCGGACAAATAAAAAACTTCAGAAGAAATTAATTGAAGTAGAAGATTTATCCGCGAAATCAATAGCGCAGGAAAAAGAAAAGCAGGAAATACTTGCTAAACAAAAAGAGAATTTAGAAATACAAGTTACCGAGCGGACAAAAGAAGTCGTTCAGCAGAAAAAAGTCATTGAAGAAAAAAATAAAGACATTACCGATTCTATTAATTACGCGAAAAGGATTCAGGATGCCATTCTTCCATCTGAAGAACAAATTAAAAAAATGTTGCCTGAAAGTTTTGTTCTCTTCAAGCCGAAAGATATTGTGAGCGGAGATTTTTATTTCTTTTCCGAAGTAGAAGGAAAAATAATTGTTGCTGCAGTGGATTGCACCGGTCATGGAGTTCCGGGCGCTGTCATGAGCATGGTCGGGCATAATCATTTGAAAAGAATTGTGAGTGAGCAGGGAATAACTGACACTTCTAAAATTTTAGATGAGTTGCACAAGCAAGTTCTTCTTTCGCTGAACAGGGATATTACAAAGCGCGATTCCAAAGATGGAATGGACGCTGCAATTATTTCCATTAATAAACAAAAAAGTGAAGTTCAATTTTCCGGAGCAGTTCGTCCATTATATTATTTCGTAAACGGAAATTTTAATGAAGTAAAAGGAGAGCGTTATTCCATTGCAGGAGTAAAAGAAATCGGAAGCGCTCCGTATGCTTCTACAACGATTTCGATTTCTGAGCCGACAACCTTTTATTTGTTCAGCGATGGCTTTGCTGACCAGTTTAGCCCTACGGAGAAAAAACTTATGACAAAAAAATTCAAAGAAGTGTTGATGTCTATCCAGAATAAATCAATGGCAGAGCAGAAAAAATATTTGAATGAGTACATTGAAAACTGGCGCGGAAGCATGGAGCAGACAGATGATATCATGGTGATAGGGATAAAAATTTTATAA
- the der gene encoding ribosome biogenesis GTPase Der produces MSNTVAIVGRPNVGKSTFFNRLLGMRKAIVDEVAGVTRDRHYGKSEWNGIEFSLIDTGGYVFGSSDVFEKEIRRQVEIALEEADIILFLVDVMAGLTAQDERVASLLRTSIMKNSKEKKIFLVANKADTHEKENQSGEFYKLGMGDVHCISSMTGRGTGELLDKVISSFPDKKADDFSHLPKYAIVGRPNAGKSSLLNILLGEERAIVTPVAGTTRDAIHTHYKKYNREFLLIDTAGIRKKRKFEDDVEFYSNLRAIRSIEECDVVLLMLDSQLGMEAQDVNIFRLAERNKKGVVILVNKWDLIEKKTETAKAFENYVKEKIAPFSDVPVLFISALEKQRIMKVVETAEKVFQNRKKKILDEELNETMLPVIEANQPSSEKGKLVEISHAVQIPANTPIFIFYCNFPKAIKESYSRFLENKLREKFDFCGVPMQIYFRKK; encoded by the coding sequence ATGTCAAACACTGTTGCAATAGTCGGTCGCCCGAACGTGGGTAAATCAACTTTCTTCAATCGCTTGCTCGGCATGCGCAAAGCAATTGTGGATGAAGTTGCAGGTGTTACGCGCGACCGCCACTATGGAAAATCGGAATGGAACGGAATAGAATTTTCTCTGATTGACACAGGAGGATATGTTTTCGGTTCCTCGGATGTTTTCGAAAAAGAAATCAGAAGGCAAGTTGAAATTGCTTTGGAAGAAGCAGATATAATTTTATTTCTTGTTGATGTGATGGCAGGACTCACCGCGCAGGATGAAAGAGTCGCGTCTCTTCTGCGGACTTCCATCATGAAAAATTCCAAAGAGAAAAAAATATTTCTTGTTGCCAACAAAGCCGATACACACGAAAAAGAAAATCAATCGGGAGAATTTTACAAACTCGGAATGGGAGATGTGCATTGCATTTCTTCCATGACCGGAAGAGGAACAGGAGAACTGCTGGATAAAGTGATTTCTTCTTTCCCCGATAAAAAGGCGGATGATTTTTCTCATCTTCCGAAATACGCCATTGTTGGAAGACCGAACGCGGGAAAATCTTCTCTGCTGAATATTTTACTGGGCGAAGAGCGCGCCATCGTAACTCCCGTTGCTGGAACTACGCGCGATGCGATTCATACGCACTATAAAAAATACAACCGCGAATTTTTGTTGATTGACACAGCGGGAATAAGAAAGAAAAGAAAATTTGAAGATGACGTGGAATTTTATTCCAACCTGCGCGCCATCCGTTCCATAGAAGAATGCGATGTGGTGTTGCTGATGCTCGATTCACAATTGGGAATGGAAGCGCAGGATGTGAATATTTTCCGTCTTGCCGAGCGAAACAAAAAAGGAGTTGTGATCCTCGTGAACAAATGGGATTTGATTGAAAAGAAAACTGAAACGGCAAAAGCTTTTGAAAATTATGTGAAAGAAAAAATTGCTCCGTTCAGCGATGTTCCTGTGCTTTTTATTTCCGCGCTGGAGAAACAGCGCATTATGAAAGTAGTTGAGACAGCGGAAAAAGTTTTTCAGAATCGAAAGAAAAAAATTTTAGACGAAGAATTGAATGAGACCATGCTTCCGGTTATCGAAGCAAACCAGCCGTCATCGGAAAAAGGAAAACTGGTTGAGATTTCTCACGCAGTTCAGATTCCTGCCAACACTCCCATTTTTATTTTCTATTGCAATTTTCCGAAGGCTATTAAAGAATCTTACAGCCGGTTTCTGGAAAACAAACTGCGGGAGAAATTTGATTTCTGCGGAGTGCCGATGCAGATATACTTCAGAAAGAAGTAA
- the era gene encoding GTPase Era, with the protein MHKSGFVNIIGKPNVGKSTLMNAFLGEKLSIVTHKAQTTRHRIRGILNGEDYQIVYSDTPGIVNPHYKLHEAMMNFVSEALEDADMILFLTEIKDKNPIDEKTLSKLKKLECPILVLINKIDLGEQNLLEKKVEEWKEILPNAEVIPVSALEKFNTDYILKRIISLLPESPPYFPQDELSDKSQRFFISEIIREKIFLLFHEEIPYSTEVVVEEFKEAENIIRIRAIIYVMREGQKAILIGKQGSALKKLGTKAREEIELFLDKKVFLETIVKVEKDWREKENKLKKFGYLE; encoded by the coding sequence TTGCATAAAAGTGGTTTTGTAAATATTATCGGCAAGCCGAATGTTGGAAAGTCAACGCTGATGAATGCTTTTCTCGGAGAAAAACTTTCTATTGTAACTCACAAAGCACAAACCACCCGCCACCGCATTCGCGGAATATTGAATGGCGAAGATTACCAGATTGTTTATTCGGATACGCCCGGAATCGTAAATCCTCATTACAAACTTCACGAAGCGATGATGAACTTTGTAAGCGAAGCATTGGAGGATGCAGATATGATTTTATTTCTAACTGAAATAAAAGATAAAAATCCCATTGATGAAAAAACTTTATCGAAACTGAAAAAGTTAGAATGTCCCATTCTTGTGCTGATAAATAAAATTGATTTGGGAGAACAAAATTTACTGGAGAAAAAAGTGGAAGAATGGAAAGAAATTCTTCCAAATGCAGAAGTAATTCCTGTTTCTGCACTGGAAAAGTTTAATACAGATTACATTCTTAAAAGAATTATTTCTCTTTTACCGGAATCACCTCCGTATTTTCCCCAAGACGAACTAAGCGATAAATCACAGCGCTTTTTTATTTCTGAAATCATACGGGAAAAAATTTTTCTTCTCTTTCATGAAGAGATTCCGTATTCTACAGAAGTTGTAGTGGAGGAATTCAAAGAAGCAGAAAATATTATCCGCATCCGCGCCATCATTTACGTAATGCGCGAAGGACAAAAAGCAATTCTCATAGGCAAACAGGGAAGCGCGTTGAAGAAACTCGGTACGAAAGCAAGAGAAGAAATAGAATTATTCCTCGACAAAAAAGTTTTTCTCGAAACCATTGTGAAAGTGGAAAAGGACTGGCGGGAAAAAGAAAACAAACTGAAAAAGTTTGGCTACCTCGAATAA
- a CDS encoding T9SS type A sorting domain-containing protein, with product MKHILLFSSFLFSALFGSAQNIHKSIHQLQSEEYSKYNFTTEQQWDELRAKKNEMAVKKISTVQSNCILNKRVFGWNPYWAGSAYNNYQWNLLSDLCHFSYEVDATTGNAISTHGWSTDAAVTAAKSNGTKIHLCATLFSNHATFLTSSSAMNTFISNIISLLNSRGANGVNIDFEAVPSAQSANLTAFFQNLCNQVHAANPSYEVSVALPAVDWSTVYDIPNLKNYIDIFIIMGYDYYYSGSTTAGPSDPLYNFETSYNYTLTKSITYYLNKGVPNGKLLLGLPYYGEEWPTTALTIPSSTTGSGSSRTFTVVKTNANGYYSNPKFDANSYSVYYAFNNGTDRQLFINSQYSMEKRFDIVNEFGIGGIGIWALSYDDGYLDYWNAIQNKFSNCTVVNCTDTIFDMGGPNRNYYSNENYTYTIAPANATSVSLAFSSFNSEATNDYLKIYDGPSTASPLIGTYSGTASPGTINSSGSSLTLQWFSNASTVSSGWYATWNCTADNIPPTTQVSVPNNWVTQNFTAAFTDADNMNGSGIQKSFYSVSDNNGTEWRANDTRGFFNDNFNQASIHPDWKPYQGIWAINSGVLEQSDENNGNTNIAAALTQNLSNRYLYHWQGKISGSGTNRRAGFHFFCDNDSLPNRGNSYFVWFRVDQNQCQFYKVVNDVFTLENTVPMTVAAGTFYDYKVIYDRINGKMEMYQNNNFLGSWTDPSPYANGSYVSFRSGNSNWQVDDFEVFRSRNSSVTVTVGAASTNDIRYQSPNPATPAGNIKSICYDNAGNLSAISSQTVLVDWTPPSSVAVNDGTSSDIDTTYSNTQLDANWTSSSDPNSGIANYWYAIGISAGDTSVVGWTNNASNTSVTKTGLSLTYGQIYYFSVKAEDGAGLFSSITSSDGQLVLNPNGVNELNNMETISIYPNPSSGQFTVYSLQFPVQIQVYNMLGEKIYSSIVNSKLETVNLSAANGIYFLKLKSESGEKILKLIVE from the coding sequence ATGAAACATATTTTACTCTTTTCTTCTTTTCTTTTTTCAGCGCTGTTTGGTTCGGCACAGAACATTCATAAATCCATTCACCAGTTGCAATCGGAAGAATATTCGAAATATAATTTTACCACCGAGCAGCAATGGGATGAATTGCGAGCGAAGAAAAATGAAATGGCGGTGAAGAAAATTTCTACCGTTCAATCCAACTGCATTCTGAATAAACGGGTTTTCGGATGGAATCCTTACTGGGCGGGAAGCGCATATAATAATTACCAGTGGAATTTACTTTCCGACCTCTGTCATTTTTCTTACGAAGTGGATGCAACAACCGGCAATGCCATTTCTACACACGGCTGGAGCACCGATGCGGCAGTGACGGCAGCAAAAAGCAATGGAACAAAAATTCATCTCTGCGCAACCTTATTTTCCAATCACGCAACTTTTCTCACGAGTTCTTCCGCCATGAATACATTCATCAGCAATATTATTTCTCTTCTCAATTCGCGCGGAGCAAACGGAGTGAACATTGATTTTGAAGCCGTGCCTTCTGCGCAAAGCGCAAATCTCACTGCCTTCTTTCAGAACTTATGCAATCAGGTGCACGCGGCAAATCCCTCGTATGAAGTTTCTGTGGCGCTGCCGGCTGTGGACTGGAGCACCGTGTATGATATTCCCAACCTGAAAAATTACATAGACATTTTTATTATCATGGGTTACGATTATTATTACAGCGGAAGCACAACGGCTGGACCCAGCGACCCGCTTTATAATTTTGAAACTTCCTATAATTACACGCTCACAAAATCTATAACCTATTATTTGAACAAAGGAGTTCCCAACGGAAAACTTTTGCTCGGGCTTCCTTATTATGGAGAAGAATGGCCCACCACTGCGCTCACCATTCCTTCTTCAACGACCGGCAGCGGAAGTTCAAGAACTTTTACTGTTGTAAAGACGAATGCGAACGGATATTATTCCAATCCAAAATTTGATGCAAACAGTTATTCGGTTTACTATGCATTCAATAACGGAACCGACCGGCAACTTTTCATCAACAGCCAGTACAGCATGGAAAAAAGATTTGACATTGTAAATGAATTTGGAATTGGCGGAATCGGAATATGGGCGCTGAGTTACGATGACGGCTATCTGGATTACTGGAATGCAATTCAAAATAAATTTTCAAACTGCACGGTGGTGAATTGCACCGATACCATTTTTGACATGGGCGGACCCAACCGGAATTATTACAGCAATGAAAATTATACGTACACCATTGCTCCGGCAAACGCAACGAGTGTTTCGCTTGCGTTTTCTTCTTTCAACTCCGAAGCCACGAATGATTACCTGAAAATTTATGACGGACCTTCAACCGCTTCTCCGCTCATCGGAACTTATTCGGGAACTGCAAGCCCCGGAACAATTAATTCTTCCGGCTCATCGCTCACGCTGCAATGGTTTTCAAACGCAAGCACGGTGAGCAGCGGCTGGTATGCTACATGGAATTGCACGGCAGATAATATTCCTCCCACCACGCAGGTTTCTGTTCCGAACAATTGGGTGACGCAAAACTTTACCGCAGCTTTTACCGATGCAGATAATATGAACGGCAGCGGAATTCAAAAAAGTTTTTACTCGGTGAGCGATAACAACGGAACGGAATGGCGGGCGAATGACACGCGCGGATTTTTCAATGATAATTTTAATCAGGCATCTATTCATCCCGATTGGAAACCGTACCAGGGAATTTGGGCAATTAACTCGGGTGTTCTTGAACAAAGCGATGAGAACAACGGCAACACAAATATTGCCGCAGCGCTCACGCAAAATCTTTCCAACAGATATTTATATCACTGGCAGGGAAAAATTTCCGGCAGCGGAACCAATCGCAGAGCGGGATTTCATTTCTTCTGCGACAACGATAGTTTGCCCAACCGCGGCAATTCGTATTTCGTTTGGTTTCGCGTTGACCAGAACCAATGCCAGTTTTACAAAGTAGTGAACGATGTTTTCACTCTTGAAAACACCGTGCCGATGACTGTTGCCGCAGGAACTTTTTACGATTACAAAGTAATTTACGACCGCATCAACGGAAAAATGGAAATGTACCAGAACAATAATTTTCTCGGAAGTTGGACAGACCCTTCGCCTTATGCCAACGGAAGTTATGTTTCTTTCCGCAGCGGAAATTCCAACTGGCAGGTGGATGACTTTGAAGTTTTCCGTTCGAGAAATTCTTCGGTGACAGTTACAGTTGGCGCGGCATCAACAAATGATATTCGCTATCAAAGTCCGAACCCGGCAACTCCTGCGGGAAATATAAAATCTATTTGCTATGACAACGCTGGAAATCTTTCAGCCATTTCTTCGCAAACTGTTTTGGTGGATTGGACTCCGCCTTCTTCGGTTGCGGTGAATGACGGAACTTCTTCCGACATTGACACTACTTACTCTAACACGCAACTCGATGCAAACTGGACTTCTTCTTCTGACCCGAATTCGGGAATTGCAAATTACTGGTATGCAATTGGAATTTCTGCGGGCGATACAAGCGTGGTGGGCTGGACGAATAACGCAAGCAATACTTCCGTAACAAAAACCGGTTTGAGTTTAACCTACGGGCAGATTTATTATTTCTCGGTGAAAGCAGAAGATGGCGCAGGATTATTTTCTTCTATTACTTCTTCCGATGGGCAACTGGTATTGAATCCGAACGGGGTGAATGAACTGAATAACATGGAAACTATTTCTATTTATCCGAATCCTTCTTCGGGACAGTTTACGGTCTACAGTTTACAGTTTCCGGTTCAAATACAGGTTTACAATATGCTCGGAGAGAAAATTTATTCTTCAATCGTAAACTCGAAACTCGAAACTGTAAACCTGAGCGCAGCAAATGGAATTTATTTTCTGAAACTAAAATCGGAAAGCGGAGAAAAAATTCTGAAACTGATTGTGGAATAA
- the mtgA gene encoding monofunctional biosynthetic peptidoglycan transglycosylase — MKKFFKKLWRIFLKVCLWFFSISILSVILFRWVPIPVTPLMLIRCVQQTFDSKREVKLKKNWTALSTISPNLQLAVICSEDQNFFSHRGFDFDAIEKAMEHNKNHRRKRGASTISQQTAKNVFLYDGRNWLRKGFEVYFTFLIETIWNKKRILEVYLNVVEFGDGIYGAEAASQEFFHTSAKNISRSQAALLAAVLPSPQKFSAKNPSAFVRKRQQWILEQMENWRELNFENEKK, encoded by the coding sequence ATGAAAAAGTTTTTCAAAAAACTCTGGCGCATTTTTCTGAAAGTTTGTTTGTGGTTTTTCAGTATCAGCATTCTGTCTGTGATTTTATTCCGCTGGGTCCCCATTCCGGTTACTCCGCTCATGCTTATTCGCTGCGTTCAGCAAACATTCGACAGTAAGCGGGAAGTGAAACTGAAAAAAAACTGGACAGCACTTTCAACAATTTCTCCCAACCTTCAACTGGCGGTGATTTGTTCCGAAGACCAGAATTTTTTTTCGCATCGCGGTTTCGATTTCGATGCCATTGAAAAAGCAATGGAGCACAATAAAAATCACAGGCGCAAGCGCGGAGCCAGCACCATCAGCCAGCAAACCGCCAAAAATGTTTTTCTCTATGACGGAAGAAACTGGCTTCGCAAGGGCTTTGAAGTATATTTTACTTTTCTCATCGAAACCATCTGGAATAAAAAAAGGATTCTCGAAGTGTATCTGAATGTGGTTGAGTTTGGCGATGGAATTTATGGCGCGGAAGCCGCTTCGCAGGAATTTTTTCACACCTCTGCAAAAAATATTTCGCGCTCTCAGGCGGCATTGCTTGCTGCCGTGCTTCCCAGTCCGCAAAAATTTTCTGCCAAGAATCCGTCTGCGTTTGTCCGCAAACGACAGCAGTGGATTCTTGAACAGATGGAAAACTGGAGGGAGTTAAATTTTGAGAATGAGAAAAAATAA